A region from the Solibacillus sp. FSL H8-0523 genome encodes:
- a CDS encoding UDP-N-acetylmuramoyl-L-alanyl-D-glutamate--2,6-diaminopimelate ligase: MYAEELFSTLMQKKIVGQLPKVIQDIAIDSRSVQPNSLFICIKGYTVDGHDYAQQAVNAGATVIVTERLLQLEGDIAQVIVNSTDRTLGILAAKFFDYPSKDLTMIGVTGTNGKTSVTGIIHNILVGLGEKSALSGTIGFDLNGVLYESANTTSDALNTQQMIFRAKMEGCRAMVMEVSSHGLQLGRLSGVDYDVAVFTNLTHDHLDFHGTMENYGNAKSLLFSQLGQDLEKNKHVVLNADDAWSERYAAMTPFPIWTYGLKNDAIFKAESCRYEDGMTYFDMITPEGTFPVAMHLLGEFNIYNVLAATAVFYARQFPIDAIIEQIEMLPPVKGRMEKVDSELPVQLFIDYAHTPDAIEKAINAALPYKKPENKLIFLVGTGGGRDKTKRPTMAEKASVADYVVLTTDDPRYEAFDSITGDLAKGMQHDNFVCIGDRAEAVRHAITVADPGDIIIFAGKGHEDYQIIENTKYPHSDAQIAIDAGKVKFI; encoded by the coding sequence CAAATAGCTTATTTATTTGTATTAAGGGCTATACGGTAGATGGTCATGATTACGCACAACAAGCCGTTAATGCTGGAGCAACGGTAATTGTTACAGAGCGACTTTTACAATTAGAGGGCGACATCGCACAAGTGATTGTTAATAGCACGGATCGTACGCTAGGTATTTTAGCGGCGAAATTTTTTGACTATCCGTCAAAGGATTTAACGATGATCGGTGTCACAGGAACAAATGGTAAAACGAGTGTAACAGGGATCATTCACAATATTTTAGTTGGACTTGGTGAGAAATCAGCTTTGTCTGGTACGATTGGCTTCGACTTAAATGGTGTACTGTATGAGTCAGCGAACACAACAAGTGACGCACTGAATACACAGCAAATGATTTTCCGTGCGAAAATGGAAGGCTGCCGTGCAATGGTGATGGAGGTTTCATCTCACGGGTTACAGCTGGGTCGTTTATCGGGTGTAGATTATGATGTGGCGGTATTTACAAACTTGACCCATGACCACTTAGATTTCCATGGTACGATGGAGAACTATGGCAATGCAAAAAGCTTACTGTTTTCACAACTTGGGCAAGATTTAGAGAAAAATAAACACGTCGTATTAAATGCGGATGATGCATGGTCAGAGCGCTATGCTGCGATGACACCATTCCCTATTTGGACATATGGCTTAAAGAACGATGCGATTTTCAAAGCAGAAAGTTGTCGCTATGAAGATGGCATGACGTATTTTGACATGATTACTCCTGAAGGAACGTTCCCAGTAGCGATGCATTTACTAGGTGAATTTAATATCTATAATGTACTTGCAGCAACGGCGGTCTTTTATGCGCGTCAATTCCCAATCGATGCGATCATTGAACAAATTGAAATGCTTCCACCGGTAAAGGGACGTATGGAAAAAGTAGATTCTGAATTACCGGTTCAACTATTCATCGATTACGCGCATACGCCAGACGCGATTGAAAAAGCAATCAATGCGGCATTACCTTATAAAAAACCGGAAAATAAATTAATCTTCTTGGTCGGAACAGGTGGTGGTCGTGATAAAACGAAGCGTCCAACAATGGCCGAAAAAGCATCCGTTGCAGATTATGTCGTGTTAACAACAGATGACCCGCGCTACGAGGCATTTGATAGTATTACAGGTGATTTAGCAAAAGGCATGCAACATGACAACTTTGTTTGTATCGGTGACCGTGCAGAAGCAGTTCGTCACGCGATTACCGTAGCGGATCCAGGTGATATTATTATTTTTGCTGGTAAAGGGCATGAAGATTATCAAATTATTGAAAATACAAAATACCCACATAGTGATGCACAAATTGCAATTGATGCAGGAAAAGTAAAATTCATTTAA